A single region of the Ascaphus truei isolate aAscTru1 chromosome 6, aAscTru1.hap1, whole genome shotgun sequence genome encodes:
- the LMTK3 gene encoding serine/threonine-protein kinase LMTK3 isoform X4: protein MRTLDPLILLVVSMSYFNPEKALAAPAESDGTSQGRAPLAPPYAVVLISCSGLLAFIFLLLTCLCCKKGDVGFKEFENPDGEEFSGEYTPPAEETSSSQSIPDVYILPLSEVSLPVPSTQAPKTVKQPGFSRQDLSYLQEIGNGWFGKVILGEIFSDYTPAQVVVKELRVSASPLEQRKFLSEAQPYRSLQHPNILQCLGLCTETIPFLLIMEFCQLGDLKRYLRAQRKADGMTPDLLTCDLKTLQRMAYEITLGLMHLHKNNYIHSDLALRNCLLTSDLTVRIGDYGISHNNYKEDYYITPDRLWIPLRWVAPELLDELHGNLVVVDQSKESNVWSLGVTIWELFEFGSQPYRHLSDDEVLTFVIKEQQMKLAKPRLKLPHSDYWYEVMQSCWLSVEQRPTVEELHLQLTYLLNECSNQTEESFEWRWNTLKPSKTSVGHLRHSEEISAFPLLDNFNGGDGFHADMDDILTVTESSRGLNFEYMWEKARLGRWKASQQCQDYTPSNGGLTVPANPFYDSSHQHSRQSLETPSVVPVISARSPSVSSEYYIRLEEHTDRGSSMDCTVCAPSPIYERKYDLQEQRARHQRLSLGSPSSPIEPLFPSDWDPLESGGTSPDDPPAHLILHEVPKLIDRWTPSNNNPFITIGRELPRYVNPFRGQVERDLSRQIQETSLMEPIPDVFSSDSILNVYRDIEDHRSSWDSDTLEERGAGETLAGDPESLAEFLDDRASPWDCEPSLMEDQSTESSSSSTDSSHHHLPSCPLCSRGVMGSLQRCSCAMLRGDVVIDWTTHVNMHQEHYGLDDDSSLKVERGSLSECSIQARTFGDGDLYTGSFGDSLCPSKHQEFYDPLMGAAVKSYDIQDYRNRNQVKACDTLQKSVSNHPSSPFIGISNSMVNCSVIVPIEIPPLSTLAESIEEEAIEIAPDVLKRFPMSHSPLHTETQHFPRETLDSVDSLDIPSNTNLSDVCSPNSHYSSPGQKFGDSGYETENTFSPEFIFKETKEEEEVGHKDLKLPLTPMSESTSDLTLTEDLSEAQTTPMEEGSLRTLDVGTPHRDSAYFSDYDNEPEKHCRAARQKLDGENHNGFCKEERPLIMSVEESIQNQTNDQIVEANIAGSKALKEMAMDVPFIQVDNDHNLPTNAVLTNDKGMDAGGGTLNCNGGLSFSSKEIKLNPLISENKSTELQERDDESQLSADQKNTNENVLKKQSESGFVVQVCKEQLLVSLRENVTRNVLSTFGSSGTVNSCVLKDQTVLKLWSMEPTVNPLTEGLLNNELSCNKASERPDHPKPEHNARFNCDHTNFMNSTKDCSSKELKEIKEDNEGNGQQTKVEDKAVGEEVNEGLQITSADTSILLPEQYTDNCLKKQENFASEEHLHEPPKRFLDFGATANLGSEAIKGGSFEWDDDFPLMTQNSSFIPMTTEAAPIKSQLSPTSPAPPPSLQGKLVESSLMDTLRFSRFTVSPAVDPHLPVCESDAVPSAGTIEN, encoded by the exons ATGGCACTTCTCAAGGGCGGGCCCCCCTTGCCCCACCGTATGCCGTGGTCCTTATTTCCTGCTCAGGACTATTAGCCTTCATCTTCTTGCTCCTCACCTGTCTCTGCTGCAAGAAGGGTGATGTTGGATTCAAG gaGTTTGAGAATCCGGATGGGGAGGAGTTTTCGGGGGAATACACCCCACCAGCAGAGGAGACTTCTTCTTCACAGTCCATCCCTGATGTATACATTCTGCCTCTTTCAGAGGTGTCCCTACCTGTTCCTAGCACACAAGCACCTAAAACAG TGAAACAACCAGGATTTAGCAGACAGGACCTAAGCTATCTCCAGGAGATTGGGAATGGATGGTTTGGAAAG GTGATTTTGGGCGAGATTTTCTCAGACTACACTCCGGCCCAGGTGGTAGTAAAGGAGTTGCGTGTCAGTGCCAGCCCTTTAGAACAGAGGAAGTTCTTGTCCGAAGCACAACCTTATAG AAGCCTCCAACACCCCAACATTCTGCAATGCCTCGGGCTGTGCACAGAGACAATTCCCTTCCTGCTGATTATGGAGTTCTGCCAACTG GGAGACTTGAAGAGATATCTGAGAGCCCAGCGCAAGGCAGATGGCATGACCCCTGACCTTCTGACGTGTGACCTCAAAACATTGCAGAGAATGGCATATGAGATAACACTGGGGCTCATGCATCTCCATAAAAACAATTACATACACAG TGACCTGGCCCTAAGAAACTGCCTTCTCACCTCTGATCTGACCGTTCGTATTGGGGATTATGGCATCTCCCACAACAATTACAAG GAGGATTACTATATTACTCCTGATCGTCTCTGGATCCCATTGCGCTGGGTCGCTCCTGAGCTGCTGGATGAATTACATGGGAACCTGGTTGTGGTAGATCAAAGCAAAGAAAGTAATGTCTG GTCTTTAGGAGTTACAATCTGGGAGCTATTTGAATTTGGTAGTCAACCATATCGCCACCTGTCAGATGATGAGGTGCTGACCTTCGTTATCAAGGAGCAGCAGATGAAGCTGGCAAAACCTCGACTCAAACTGCCCCACTCGGATTACTG GTATGAGGTGATGCAGTCCTGCTGGTTGTCTGTTGAACAGAGACCCACTGTGGAAGAACTTCATCTACAGCTTACGTACCTGTTAAATGAATGCTCCAACCAAACAGAAGAAAGCTTTGAGTGGCGCTGGAACACACTTAAACCAAGCAAAACATCTGTAGGCCATCTGCGCCACTCAGAAGAGATCTCGGCTTTCCCCCTGCTAGACAACTTTAATGGTGGGGATGGATTCCATGCTGACATGGACGACATCTTGACTGTAACAGAGAGCAGTCGCGGGCTCAACTTCGAGTACATGTGGGAGAAAGCCCGACTGGGACGCTGGAAGGCATCACAACAATGCCAAGACTATACACCAAGCAATGGGGGTTTGACTGTGCCTGCTAATCCCTTTTATGATTCCAGCCATCAGCATTCACGCCAGAGCTTGGAAACTCCCAGTGTGGTCCCAGTCATCAGTGCCCGTAGCCCTTCAGTTAGCAGCGAATATTATATACGCTTAGAGGAGCATACGGACAGAGGCAGCAGCATGGACTGTACTGTCTGTGCCCCAAGTCCAATCTATGAAAGAAAATATGACCTACAGGAGCAGCGAGCACGCCATCAACGCCTGTCCCTTGGGAGCCCATCCTCCCCTATTGAACCTCTCTTTCCATCAGATTGGGACCCACTTGAGAGTGGTGGAACTAGCCCAGATGACCCACCAGCCCACCTGATTCTACATGAAGTTCCTAAACTTATAGACAGGTGGACACCAAGTAACAAtaatccctttattactataGGCAGAGAACTGCCTCGTTATGTGAACCCATTTCGAGGGCAAGTGGAGAGAGACTTATCAAGGCAGATACAGGAGACCTCCCTAATGGAGCCCATACCAGATGTTTTTTCATCAGATTCTATTTTGAATGTTTATCGAGACATTGAAGACCATAGAAGCAGCTGGGATTCTGATACACTGGAAGAAAGAGGGGCAGGAGAGACACTGGCTGGAGATCCTGAATCCCTAGCCGAGTTCTTGGATGACCGTGCATCACCTTGGGACTGCGAACCTTCTCTAATGGAAGATCAGAGCACAGAGAGCAGTAGCAGTAGCACGGACAGCAGTCACCATCATCTTCCTTCGTGCCCTCTGTGCAGCAGAGGGGTAATGGGTAGCCTGCAGAGGTGCTCTTGTGCTATGCTACGCGGGGATGTAGTTATTGATTGGACCACTCATGTTAACATGCATCAAGAACATTATGGCCTGGATGATGACTCGTCTCTGAAAGTTGAGAGAGGTTCTCTATCAGAGTGCTCCATACAAGCTCGAACTTTTGGTGATGGTGATCTTTATACTGGATCCTTTGGAGACAGCCTTTGTCCCTCAAAACACCAGGAGTTTTACGACCCTCTTATGGGAGCAGCTGTGAAAAGTTATGACATTCAAGACTACCGGAATCGGAATCAAGTCAAGGCCTGTGATACTCTGCAAAAGAGTGTTTCCAATCATCCATCTTCTCCTTTTATTGGTATTTCCAACTCGATGGTCAATTGCAGTGTCATTGTTCCTATTGAAATCCCACCTCTCTCCACTCTAGCTGAAAGCATAGAAGAGGAAGCAATAGAGATTGCACCAGATGTGTTGAAAAGGTTCCCAATGAGCCATAGCCCtttacacacagagacacaacatTTCCCCAGGGAAACACTAGACTCTGTTGACTCATTGGACATTCCCTCCAACACCAATTTATCAGATGTATGTAGTCCAAATTCTCACTACTCCTCCCCTGGACAGAAGTTTGGAGACAGCGGCTATGAAACAGAAAACACTTTCTCTCCTGAGTTTATTTTTAAGGAaacaaaagaagaagaagaagtagGACATAAGGATCTAAAGTTACCTTTAACTCCTATGTCGGAATCAACCAGTGACCTGACACTGACAGAGGATTTGTCTGAAGCACAGACTACCCCTATGGAAGAGGGGTCACTTCGAACATTGGATGTTGGGACACCACATAGAGATTCTGCTTATTTTTCTGACTATGACAATGAACCAGAGAAACATTGTAGAGCAGCTAGACAAAAGCTCGATGGTGAGAATCATAATGGATTTTGCAAAGAAGAAAGACCACTTATTATGTCAGTAGAAGAGAGTATCCAGAATCAGACAAATGATCAAATAGTTGAAGCGAATATTGCAGGTAGCAAAGCTTTGAAAGAGATGGCAATGGATGTGCCTTTTATACAAGTAGATAACGATCACAACCTTCCGACTAATGCAGTGTTAACTAATGATAAAGGAATGGATGCTGGAGGAGGAACCTTAAATTGCAATGGTGGTTTAAGCTTCTCTTCAAAGGAAATTAAATTAAACCCTCTAATCTCTGAAAACAAAAGTACAGAGTTGCAAGAAAGAGATGATGAATCCCAGCTCAGTGCTGATCAGAAGAATACAAATGAAAATGTACTAAAAAAACAATCGGAAAGTGGCTTTGTGGTACAGGTTTGTAAAGAACAGCTCCTTGTGTCCTTGAGAGAAAATGTAACTAGAAATGTCCTGTCTACTTTTGGATCATCAGGGACCGTAAACTCATGTGTTTTAAAAGACCAAACCGTGTTGAAGTTGTGGTCGATGGAGCCCACAGTAAATCCATTGACTGAAGGGCTTTTAAATAATGAACTTTCTTGCAACAAAGCATCTGAACGTCCTGACCATCCAAAGCCTGAACACAATGCTCGTTTCAATTGTGATCATACCAATTTTATGAATTCCACTAAAGATTGCTCTTCCAAGGAGTTGAAGGAGATCAAAGAAGATAATGAAGGAAATGGACAGCAAACAAAAGTAGAAGATAAAGCAGTAGGGGAGGAAGTAAATGAAGGCCTGCAGATAACCTCTGCAGACACCAGCATACTGTTGCCTGAACAGTACACTGATAACTGCCTAAAGAAACAAGAGAATTTTGCCAGTGAGGAACATCTACATGAACCACCAAAACGTTTCCTAGACTTTGGTGCTACAGCAAACCTGGGAAGCGAGGCTATAAAAG